From a single Intestinibaculum porci genomic region:
- a CDS encoding putative polysaccharide biosynthesis protein, protein MNKKSIVKQAGILAIAGIIVRIIGVLYRSPLTAMIGDEGNGYYSTAYNIYAMILLISSYSIPTAISKLVSEKIALKQYANAKKIFKCAILYITVVAGAAAIITFILAPWIVDPGAVFALRILCPTIFLSGLVGVMRGYFQAYNTTLYTSVSQILEQIFNAIVSVGAAYFFIRSIGAGLPKSVSAQLGAGGSALGTGAGVMIALIYLFTMFLSKRSSMTMETGHDHADSTKAIFKAILNIVTPIIIATCVYNLVTVVDMSIFYSIMKFKGLDRITRVSTYGVYAGKYTVLMNVPVALASAMSTASIPAISGAYAKKDIKAVRAAIENAISVSMLVIIPCAVGLAVLSYPIMGVLFPQRETLMLASTTLKIGAIATVFYGISTISNGILQALGMPNIPLKNAVVALIVHVVLLSVLLLGMPHRYLRYSLYMLAIGTTVYAFQMCITNQKALLKIVGFKYKWKRVFVIPTIAALLMGVATYLVYTLLFSLTRRVFLPLMLAIMIAMVVYFGIILFFYKDHPQVLYNIPGFDKIARKVYKK, encoded by the coding sequence ATGAACAAAAAGTCAATCGTCAAGCAAGCTGGGATTCTTGCGATTGCGGGTATTATTGTCCGTATTATCGGGGTTTTATACCGCAGTCCGTTAACTGCGATGATTGGAGATGAAGGGAACGGCTATTATTCAACCGCTTATAATATTTATGCCATGATCCTGCTGATTTCCTCGTATTCCATCCCGACCGCCATATCAAAGCTTGTCAGTGAAAAAATCGCCCTGAAACAATATGCCAATGCGAAAAAAATCTTCAAGTGTGCGATTCTCTATATTACCGTCGTAGCTGGGGCTGCGGCCATCATTACTTTTATTTTAGCGCCATGGATCGTCGATCCCGGAGCTGTTTTTGCCTTAAGAATCTTATGCCCAACCATTTTCTTATCTGGTTTAGTGGGCGTTATGCGTGGTTATTTCCAGGCTTACAATACGACTCTTTATACGTCGGTCTCCCAGATCTTAGAGCAGATTTTTAATGCCATCGTCTCTGTTGGCGCGGCTTATTTCTTTATCCGCAGCATCGGCGCCGGTTTGCCTAAGTCTGTCTCCGCGCAGCTAGGGGCTGGCGGCTCGGCTTTAGGGACAGGCGCCGGGGTCATGATTGCCCTGATCTATTTATTCACGATGTTCTTGTCAAAACGTTCAAGTATGACAATGGAAACGGGCCATGACCATGCCGATAGTACAAAAGCTATTTTTAAAGCCATTTTAAATATTGTCACACCCATTATTATCGCGACTTGTGTTTATAACTTAGTCACCGTCGTCGATATGTCAATCTTCTATTCGATCATGAAATTCAAAGGCTTAGATCGCATTACCCGCGTTTCTACTTATGGTGTCTACGCCGGAAAATATACGGTCTTAATGAATGTCCCGGTCGCTTTAGCGAGTGCGATGTCAACCGCTTCGATTCCGGCTATTTCCGGAGCTTACGCCAAAAAAGATATAAAAGCTGTCCGCGCCGCTATTGAAAATGCCATTTCGGTATCAATGCTCGTCATTATCCCTTGCGCTGTCGGTTTAGCCGTTTTATCTTACCCGATCATGGGCGTGCTCTTCCCGCAGCGAGAAACTCTGATGCTCGCTTCCACGACTTTAAAAATTGGTGCGATCGCGACTGTATTCTATGGCATTTCCACAATTTCCAACGGGATTTTGCAGGCCTTAGGAATGCCTAATATTCCTTTGAAAAATGCCGTTGTGGCATTAATCGTCCATGTTGTTTTATTAAGCGTTTTATTATTAGGAATGCCGCATCGCTATTTACGTTATTCCCTTTATATGTTAGCGATTGGGACAACTGTTTATGCCTTCCAGATGTGTATTACCAATCAGAAAGCATTATTAAAAATCGTTGGCTTTAAATACAAATGGAAACGCGTCTTCGTTATTCCAACGATCGCTGCCCTGCTTATGGGCGTGGCGACTTACCTTGTCTATACGCTTTTATTCTCGCTCACCAGACGTGTCTTCCTGCCGCTCATGTTAGCGATTATGATTGCCATGGTCGTGTACTTTGGAATTATTTTATTCTTCTATAAAGATCATCCACAAGTACTTTACAATATTCCTGGCTTTGATAAAATCGCCCGTAAAGTATATAAAAAGTAA
- a CDS encoding acyl carrier protein, whose product MDYFDKIKEALADKLNGKELTMDSSFKDLGIDSLDLVDLVFALEEEIGTTFEDDELLSIKTVKDLCDLIDRKTKK is encoded by the coding sequence ATGGACTATTTTGATAAAATTAAAGAAGCGTTAGCGGATAAGTTAAACGGTAAAGAATTGACAATGGATTCTTCTTTCAAAGATTTAGGCATTGATTCCTTAGACTTAGTAGATTTAGTCTTTGCCTTAGAAGAAGAAATCGGTACGACTTTTGAAGATGATGAATTGTTATCGATTAAAACAGTAAAAGATTTATGCGACTTAATTGATCGCAAAACAAAAAAGTAA
- a CDS encoding tyrosine-protein phosphatase — protein MQYMTREDRYIELEHMPNTRDLGGYETQDGHYTKAHHYVRASGPYLCTDHDLDTLYDYGVRVVIDLRSDFEKGVMKSRLAQDDRFENIEINLMDSQVVKVVPDEVREYRDLGGVYIYALEAHKEQIKAVFKVFLEHLYDCVLFHCSAGKDRTGIIAALLLDLAGCHEYDIVKDYSESYANNESINEELDKMMDEDAKDYLQSSPRYMMIMLDYLHEHYGSAQAYLESIGLSEDEVMDLKDSFII, from the coding sequence ATGCAATACATGACAAGAGAAGATCGTTATATTGAACTTGAACATATGCCTAATACCAGAGATTTGGGCGGTTATGAAACGCAGGATGGACACTATACCAAGGCCCATCACTATGTTCGCGCAAGCGGTCCATACTTATGCACGGATCATGATCTTGATACGCTTTATGATTATGGCGTTAGAGTCGTCATTGATTTACGCAGTGATTTTGAAAAAGGTGTCATGAAATCACGTCTTGCGCAAGATGATCGTTTTGAAAATATTGAAATCAATCTGATGGACAGTCAGGTGGTCAAGGTTGTCCCTGATGAAGTGCGTGAATATCGCGATCTTGGCGGTGTTTATATTTATGCGTTAGAAGCGCATAAAGAGCAGATCAAAGCGGTTTTTAAGGTCTTTTTAGAGCATCTTTATGACTGTGTGCTTTTCCACTGCTCGGCTGGTAAAGACAGAACAGGCATTATTGCGGCGTTATTATTAGATTTAGCAGGTTGTCATGAATATGATATCGTGAAAGATTATAGTGAATCTTATGCCAATAATGAATCAATCAATGAAGAGTTAGACAAGATGATGGATGAAGATGCAAAAGATTACTTACAGTCTTCACCACGCTATATGATGATCATGTTAGATTATCTGCATGAACATTATGGCTCAGCGCAGGCGTATTTAGAAAGCATCGGCTTAAGTGAAGATGAGGTCATGGATCTTAAAGATTCCTTCATTATTTAA
- a CDS encoding TatD family nuclease-associated radical SAM protein, whose translation MTILYTVHPGGQYVNLENISDEEMQSGIKVYVNATNRCPCSCTFCLRTKKHMAESNTLWLKREPTLEEILAAFKKYDLNNFKEVIFCGFGEPLVRSDDLMQVADYIKSIRPDLPIRVNTVGLANQVHNRDIIPELKGRIDTVSISLNTPSKEEYYKLTRSKFGPDSQDYMLAFAKECKDYIPHVVLTVVDHVISDEEIAQCQKICDRLGVTLRVRPYEEN comes from the coding sequence ATGACCATTTTATATACCGTCCATCCCGGTGGACAATATGTCAATTTAGAAAATATCAGTGATGAGGAAATGCAAAGCGGCATTAAAGTGTATGTCAATGCGACCAACCGCTGCCCATGTTCCTGCACGTTTTGTCTGCGCACGAAAAAACATATGGCCGAAAGCAATACCTTATGGTTAAAACGCGAACCGACATTAGAAGAAATCTTAGCGGCGTTTAAGAAATATGACTTAAACAATTTTAAAGAAGTTATTTTCTGTGGTTTTGGCGAACCGTTAGTCCGCAGCGATGATCTGATGCAGGTGGCCGATTATATTAAAAGTATCCGTCCGGATTTACCAATTCGTGTCAATACTGTTGGGTTAGCCAATCAGGTGCATAACCGCGATATCATACCAGAATTAAAAGGGCGCATTGATACCGTCTCAATTTCTTTAAACACCCCATCAAAAGAAGAATACTACAAATTGACGCGCTCAAAATTTGGCCCTGATTCCCAGGATTACATGCTCGCTTTTGCGAAGGAATGTAAAGATTACATTCCGCATGTCGTCTTAACAGTTGTGGATCACGTGATTTCTGATGAAGAGATCGCGCAGTGTCAAAAGATTTGTGATCGCTTAGGTGTCACCTTAAGAGTGCGTCCGTACGAGGAGAATTAA
- a CDS encoding pyridoxamine kinase, producing the protein MRQKRMALINDITGFGRCSIAIMAPILSVMKIQAVPIPTAILSTHTQFPIYYFDDYTDKMENYIQTYKDLHLTFDGIATGFLGSEKQVDIVIDFFKNFKGAETLVIVDPVMGDYGHLYKTYTPALADKMKELVPYADILTPNLTELCSLLNETYPDHVPDSDELKEKCERLAAKGPQMIVITGIIMNSRQIKNFIYDRGHCFEIIVKRIGGDRSGTGDGITSVIAGSYMNGHSFYESVKKACDFTSQCIGYCEKNNVPNIYGLAFEEYLSELGE; encoded by the coding sequence ATGAGACAGAAGCGGATGGCGCTGATTAATGATATCACGGGTTTTGGACGCTGCTCGATTGCCATTATGGCGCCGATATTATCGGTTATGAAAATTCAGGCAGTGCCGATTCCCACAGCGATTTTAAGTACCCATACCCAATTTCCTATTTATTATTTTGATGATTATACGGATAAGATGGAAAACTATATACAAACCTATAAAGATCTTCATTTGACTTTTGACGGCATTGCGACGGGCTTTCTCGGTTCAGAAAAACAGGTTGATATTGTCATTGACTTCTTTAAAAATTTTAAAGGGGCAGAGACTTTAGTAATCGTTGATCCGGTGATGGGGGATTATGGTCACCTCTATAAAACCTATACGCCGGCCTTAGCGGATAAGATGAAGGAATTAGTGCCGTATGCGGATATTTTAACGCCGAATTTAACCGAGCTTTGTTCATTACTCAATGAAACGTATCCTGATCATGTTCCAGATAGCGATGAGCTTAAAGAAAAGTGCGAACGCTTAGCTGCGAAAGGGCCGCAGATGATCGTCATTACTGGGATTATTATGAATTCAAGGCAGATCAAGAACTTTATCTATGATCGCGGTCACTGTTTTGAAATTATCGTCAAACGTATTGGCGGAGATCGCAGCGGCACCGGTGACGGGATCACAAGTGTGATCGCCGGTTCTTATATGAATGGGCACAGCTTTTATGAATCAGTCAAGAAAGCCTGTGACTTTACAAGTCAATGTATCGGTTATTGTGAGAAAAACAATGTGCCGAATATTTATGGTTTAGCATTTGAAGAATATTTAAGTGAATTGGGGGAATAA
- a CDS encoding 3-hydroxyacyl-CoA dehydrogenase: MNFKKVVVAGGGVLGSQIAYQSAFWGFDVTIWLRSEASIGRATPKLARLKDIYVDTLEAMKTSTVYPRGFATDKLSDEEIDAMKERAIKAHDSLTLTTSYEEAFKDADFVIECIAEDPKQKIAFYTEMAKYLPDKTVIATNSSTMLPSTFASYTGRPEKYLALHFANEIWKNNTAEIMGHAGTDSKYYDEVVDFAKAIHMVPLCLKKEQPGYILNTMLVPFLTAAEYLAANDVADPETIDKTWMLGTGAPAGPFRILDIVGLTTAYNIVIMKPEAKDPNSNAGKIAAMLKKYIDEGKTGINAGEGFYKYK; encoded by the coding sequence ATGAATTTTAAAAAAGTAGTGGTAGCCGGCGGCGGTGTCCTCGGCTCACAGATTGCCTACCAGAGTGCTTTCTGGGGGTTTGATGTAACAATTTGGCTGCGCTCAGAAGCATCGATCGGCCGTGCTACCCCTAAATTAGCACGTTTAAAAGACATCTATGTCGATACCTTAGAAGCGATGAAAACATCCACTGTTTATCCTCGCGGCTTCGCCACGGATAAATTAAGTGATGAAGAAATTGATGCGATGAAAGAAAGAGCCATCAAGGCGCATGATTCTTTAACCCTCACCACCAGCTATGAAGAAGCGTTTAAAGATGCTGACTTCGTCATTGAATGTATCGCTGAAGATCCTAAGCAGAAAATTGCTTTCTACACCGAAATGGCAAAATATCTGCCAGACAAGACGGTGATCGCCACCAACTCATCAACGATGCTGCCAAGCACGTTTGCGTCTTATACTGGCCGTCCAGAAAAATATTTAGCTTTACATTTCGCTAATGAAATCTGGAAAAACAATACGGCCGAAATCATGGGCCATGCCGGTACAGATTCAAAATATTACGATGAAGTCGTGGACTTTGCAAAAGCGATCCATATGGTACCATTATGCTTAAAGAAAGAGCAGCCTGGTTACATCCTTAATACGATGTTAGTGCCATTTTTAACAGCTGCTGAATACTTAGCAGCTAACGATGTGGCGGATCCAGAAACGATCGACAAAACCTGGATGCTCGGTACGGGGGCACCAGCTGGACCATTTAGAATTCTCGATATTGTCGGCTTAACAACAGCTTATAATATCGTCATCATGAAACCTGAAGCGAAAGATCCAAATTCTAATGCCGGCAAGATTGCGGCGATGTTAAAGAAATACATCGACGAAGGAAAAACCGGTATTAATGCCGGTGAAGGCTTCTATAAATACAAATAA